From the genome of Nicotiana sylvestris chromosome 2, ASM39365v2, whole genome shotgun sequence, one region includes:
- the LOC104219599 gene encoding protein NOI4-like, with the protein MTSQEKGRPLPKFGEWDVNNPASADGFTVIFAKARDDKKANGTAAPTQAPRNDYAYGQSNPYQQEPKKKWFCCF; encoded by the exons ATGACTTCT CAAGAGAAAGGTCGGCCATTGCCGAAATTCGGGGAGTGGGATGTAAACAATCCGGCCTCGGCAGATGGATTCACCGTCATATTTGCAAAGGCTAGGGATGACAAAAAGGCCAATGGCACCGCTGCACCAACACAAGCGCCCAGGAATGACTATGCTTATGGACAATCTAATCCTTATCAGCAAGAACCCAAG AAAAAATGGTTTTGCTGTTTCTGA